A section of the Leptolyngbyaceae cyanobacterium genome encodes:
- a CDS encoding Uma2 family endonuclease, which produces MTQAISKKVTFDEFIAWYPENSEHRYELHNGVIIERPKPTGEHSELGGYLSYKLNVAIENQGLNWFVPKECVVKPFRDESGYEPDIIVLDREVVTNEPRWSKESVITMGSSVRLIVKIVSTNWRDDYLIKAGDYEEMGIFEYGIVDYLGLGGRRFIGNAKQPTFSVYQLVDGEYQVSKFQGNNMIQSPTFPNFNLTAERIFRFGLEQS; this is translated from the coding sequence ATGACACAAGCCATATCTAAAAAAGTCACTTTTGATGAATTCATTGCCTGGTATCCAGAAAACTCAGAACATCGCTACGAATTACACAACGGGGTAATCATTGAAAGGCCAAAACCAACAGGCGAACATTCAGAACTTGGGGGCTATCTATCCTACAAGCTAAATGTTGCAATTGAAAATCAGGGCTTAAACTGGTTTGTCCCGAAGGAATGTGTAGTTAAACCATTTCGCGACGAGTCTGGATACGAACCAGATATTATAGTTCTCGATCGAGAAGTTGTGACTAATGAACCCCGTTGGTCAAAAGAATCTGTTATTACAATGGGTTCGTCAGTTCGTTTGATTGTAAAAATAGTCAGTACCAATTGGCGCGATGATTACCTCATCAAAGCTGGGGATTATGAAGAAATGGGGATTTTTGAATATGGGATTGTTGATTATTTAGGTTTGGGTGGTAGGCGATTTATTGGCAATGCCAAACAGCCGACATTTTCAGTTTATCAATTAGTTGATGGCGAGTACCAAGTTAGTAAATTTCAGGGTAATAATATGATTCAATCGCCAACATTTCCCAACTTTAATTTAACTGCTGAACGAATTTTTCGATTTGGATTGGAGCAAAGTTAA
- a CDS encoding GFA family protein, which translates to MLLKGSCHCGAVRFSVVSYHPYPFMRCYCTICRKTSGAGGYAINIAGDNRTLKVEGEENITVYHARIQNPEDPEPWISNVERRFCRHCGSCLWVYSPDYPDLMHPFASAVDTELPKPPENTYMMLDFAPSWVEIPQKPGDRYHNRYPEESLAQWHDRHNLTDETTD; encoded by the coding sequence ATGTTGCTCAAAGGTTCTTGTCATTGCGGTGCTGTTCGCTTCAGTGTGGTGAGTTATCATCCTTATCCCTTTATGCGCTGTTATTGCACAATTTGTCGAAAAACATCAGGTGCAGGAGGATATGCTATCAATATTGCGGGTGATAATCGAACATTAAAGGTGGAGGGTGAAGAGAATATCACGGTTTATCATGCTCGCATCCAAAACCCGGAAGATCCAGAACCTTGGATTAGTAATGTTGAACGGCGTTTTTGCCGTCACTGTGGTTCGTGCTTGTGGGTTTACAGTCCAGATTACCCGGATTTGATGCACCCGTTTGCTTCCGCAGTGGATACAGAGTTACCGAAACCGCCGGAAAATACTTATATGATGCTAGACTTTGCACCTAGTTGGGTGGAAATTCCCCAAAAACCGGGCGATCGCTATCATAATCGTTATCCAGAAGAATCACTCGCTCAATGGCACGATCGCCATAATCTCACGGATGAGACAACTGATTGA